A window of Candidatus Dojkabacteria bacterium contains these coding sequences:
- a CDS encoding glycosyltransferase family 4 protein gives MKDLLIICGRLSSQDRERYLASLSDRLSAADLAYDVIQSSDLRVGLLNYYHGFVFVNIGSSDRVSRFVSKGRIFNKTFFQMGGKFTKGGTKNTILLADLVDITFAYKMDSLEFIPKTRIRFIDEAYSEGFLSQFNHYKKPEERQGYLVISKDSEVSAEYITNLIAPLRREPIYFTGGINGRLPKYVIRVKSLENLLRVVKDVRAAIWIGEDQDTVTFDRDIIALSMTPIVKIGQSGDDASKAVDRLQTDAGLLRDLHESRYKCFHSKGAVYKGRQIREIVLDSIKPSVGFNIPGSVIRGGVNVAMHHAKFLLDAGFDVTLISDTITDNEQNVHVDHREIPLVATDKSMIQCRFDILVATLWNTTRFVSPYSRALKKYYLVQGYETDFLPYGDIYKTEANKTYFDDNINYITISKWCQDWLTKDYGRKKVGYAPNGLDIELFDVTTRPELAGRKLKIIIEGNCEEPFRGIDEAFEIVQGLDRNQFEIHYLSYTKSMKDWYDPDFSYFTVPYYEVSKIYSSCDIMLKCSTLESFSYPPLEMMATGGLCVIASNEGNKVYAAHEENSLVYESGEKELAREYILKLQSDAGLREKLIKGGVETAKKFSWENVKPQILDLYK, from the coding sequence ATGAAAGACCTCCTTATTATATGCGGCCGCCTGTCATCGCAAGATAGAGAGCGCTATCTAGCATCTTTAAGTGATAGGTTGAGCGCAGCAGATCTTGCATATGATGTCATACAATCATCTGACTTAAGAGTTGGGTTGCTGAACTACTATCATGGGTTTGTCTTTGTAAACATCGGAAGTTCGGATAGGGTAAGCAGATTTGTAAGCAAAGGGAGGATTTTCAATAAGACCTTCTTCCAGATGGGTGGAAAGTTTACTAAAGGCGGTACGAAGAATACCATCTTGCTAGCTGATCTGGTAGACATAACCTTCGCATACAAAATGGACAGTCTTGAATTTATACCGAAAACCAGGATCCGTTTCATAGATGAGGCGTATAGTGAAGGATTCCTTTCACAGTTCAACCATTATAAGAAACCGGAAGAGAGGCAAGGGTACCTAGTAATATCAAAAGACTCAGAAGTTAGTGCAGAATACATTACAAACTTGATAGCACCTCTCCGGCGAGAGCCGATCTACTTCACAGGCGGTATTAATGGCAGGTTACCTAAGTATGTTATTCGGGTAAAGAGCCTGGAAAACTTGTTGAGAGTAGTCAAAGATGTAAGAGCTGCAATATGGATTGGAGAAGATCAGGATACAGTTACTTTTGATAGGGATATTATTGCACTCTCGATGACACCGATAGTAAAAATAGGCCAAAGCGGCGATGACGCCTCGAAAGCAGTCGATAGGTTGCAGACGGATGCAGGTCTTCTAAGAGATCTGCATGAGTCCAGGTATAAATGCTTCCACTCAAAAGGGGCAGTGTACAAAGGGAGGCAAATTCGAGAAATAGTACTGGATAGCATCAAGCCATCTGTTGGGTTCAATATCCCAGGCAGTGTCATACGTGGTGGGGTGAATGTTGCTATGCACCATGCAAAGTTCCTCCTTGATGCTGGATTCGATGTCACGCTTATCTCAGACACGATTACAGACAATGAGCAGAATGTTCATGTTGATCACAGAGAAATACCTTTGGTCGCTACAGATAAGTCTATGATTCAGTGTAGATTCGATATACTTGTTGCAACTTTATGGAATACGACTAGGTTTGTTTCTCCATACTCAAGGGCGTTGAAGAAGTACTATCTAGTACAGGGCTATGAGACAGATTTCTTGCCTTATGGTGATATTTATAAAACGGAAGCTAACAAGACATATTTTGATGACAATATCAATTACATCACCATCTCTAAATGGTGCCAAGATTGGTTGACCAAAGATTATGGAAGGAAAAAAGTGGGTTATGCGCCAAATGGGCTTGATATTGAATTGTTCGATGTCACCACAAGACCAGAGCTTGCCGGTCGAAAGTTGAAAATAATCATTGAAGGAAATTGTGAGGAACCATTCAGAGGGATCGATGAAGCCTTTGAGATTGTCCAGGGGCTGGATAGGAATCAGTTTGAGATTCACTATCTTTCCTATACGAAAAGCATGAAGGATTGGTATGACCCAGACTTCTCCTATTTCACAGTGCCTTATTATGAGGTCTCAAAGATATATTCTTCCTGCGATATTATGCTTAAGTGTAGTACATTGGAGAGCTTCTCATATCCACCACTGGAAATGATGGCGACAGGTGGACTATGCGTCATAGCTTCAAATGAAGGGAATAAGGTATATGCGGCACATGAGGAGAACAGCTTGGTTTATGAGTCTGGAGAGAAAGAGCTGGCAAGAGAATACATTCTCAAACTCCAAAGCGATGCAGGCTTGAGGGAAAAGCTAATCAAGGGTGGGGTGGAAACCGCTAAAAAATTCTCTTGGGAGAATGTAAAACCACAGATTCTGGATCTATACAAATAG
- a CDS encoding class I SAM-dependent methyltransferase: MSNWVFYNSKLKYRDEYDDLNTPWAGHTSFAYDLVRNLNPGVIVELGTHKGTSFYSMLEALRDIKSNNAAYAVDSWQGDEHAGTSESGYNPEEVYSFVTSMVRKYYAEQNVHLVRKFFSEAAKDFEKGSINLLHIDGLHTYEAVKEDYETWSPKLAKDSVVLFHDIGVADFGVNKLWNAINKDFDYVFEFRHSYGLGVGIKGKKFTDILKSATECPDLVREYYNSVFLQNYSEAKLHATEKAMMEVEKRLPEILHLRDEIKNHAEENSVLKRQIAILQKRSDDSEELYTSAKRQLDQLASRKLVRIYRKVMRTMGRDI; encoded by the coding sequence ATGTCTAATTGGGTCTTCTACAACAGTAAACTTAAATACAGAGATGAGTACGATGACCTAAACACTCCATGGGCTGGACACACTTCCTTCGCATACGACCTAGTAAGAAATCTAAACCCGGGGGTTATTGTCGAACTCGGTACCCACAAAGGAACCTCTTTCTATTCGATGCTTGAGGCACTTCGGGACATTAAATCCAATAACGCAGCCTACGCAGTGGATTCTTGGCAAGGTGATGAACATGCAGGGACTAGTGAGTCCGGTTATAACCCTGAAGAGGTTTACTCGTTTGTAACCTCCATGGTACGGAAATATTACGCAGAACAAAATGTTCACCTAGTCAGGAAGTTCTTCAGTGAGGCCGCGAAAGATTTCGAGAAGGGAAGCATCAACCTGCTCCACATAGACGGTTTGCATACATACGAGGCCGTGAAAGAAGATTATGAAACTTGGTCGCCAAAGCTCGCTAAAGATTCTGTCGTACTATTCCACGACATAGGAGTCGCAGACTTCGGAGTTAACAAGCTATGGAATGCTATTAATAAAGATTTCGACTACGTATTTGAATTTAGGCACTCTTACGGACTAGGTGTTGGCATCAAGGGCAAGAAATTTACAGATATATTGAAATCTGCAACTGAGTGTCCTGACCTAGTGCGTGAGTACTATAACTCGGTATTCTTACAAAATTACTCAGAAGCAAAGCTTCATGCTACAGAAAAAGCTATGATGGAAGTTGAAAAGAGGCTTCCAGAAATCTTACACCTGAGAGATGAGATCAAGAATCATGCTGAAGAGAACTCAGTGCTAAAGAGGCAAATTGCGATTTTGCAGAAGCGGAGTGATGACTCTGAAGAGCTTTATACAAGCGCTAAACGACAGCTAGATCAGCTTGCATCCCGCAAATTGGTTAGGATCTACAGAAAAGTCATGCGCACAATGGGCCGCGATATATAG
- a CDS encoding class I SAM-dependent methyltransferase, translating to MYETIKPHCPGKILEIGSGIGNFSEHFIKDGYNITLSDIRPHYWDILAQKFKVVDRETFDVTEDNRKLRGKFNTIFALNVIEYIKNDRKAVENMRKMLQSA from the coding sequence ATGTACGAGACAATTAAGCCGCACTGTCCTGGCAAGATACTTGAGATAGGTAGTGGCATTGGCAACTTCTCTGAACACTTCATCAAAGATGGATATAACATCACTCTGAGCGATATAAGGCCACACTATTGGGACATCCTTGCTCAGAAATTTAAAGTGGTCGACAGAGAGACATTTGACGTTACAGAAGATAACAGAAAGCTGAGAGGTAAATTTAACACTATCTTCGCACTGAATGTGATTGAGTATATTAAGAACGACCGCAAAGCGGTTGAGAATATGCGCAAGATGCTACAATCGGCGTAA
- a CDS encoding glycosyltransferase family 2 protein has product MTDLSIVIPVYNEEKTLERVVNTVLKQDWRGNIEVIIVDDGSKDRSREIAKSLAKKSTSVRTLENKKNMGKSQTVKRGILASTGKFVTIQDADLEYDVSELCAMFKVISEDEFDVVYGNRFGKKNKVIYIQNYIGNHFVSLFSNFFTYPRIKVYIPDMEVCYKLAKGDIFREVAEKIVSKSNFGFEPEVTARFARYKKDGKHLKFSIYPISYTARTIQEGKKMKAFQDGFKAAVEIVKFNIW; this is encoded by the coding sequence ATGACAGATCTTTCGATTGTAATACCGGTATATAACGAGGAAAAAACTCTAGAGAGAGTAGTAAATACTGTTTTGAAGCAGGACTGGAGGGGCAATATTGAGGTAATAATTGTTGACGATGGATCTAAGGATCGAAGCAGAGAGATAGCGAAATCGCTGGCAAAGAAATCTACAAGTGTTCGGACACTCGAAAATAAGAAGAACATGGGGAAATCACAAACGGTGAAGAGGGGAATTCTCGCATCAACCGGCAAATTCGTGACAATCCAAGACGCTGACCTAGAATATGATGTCTCAGAGCTGTGTGCAATGTTCAAGGTCATATCCGAAGATGAGTTTGATGTCGTTTACGGCAACAGGTTCGGTAAGAAAAACAAGGTAATATACATCCAGAACTATATCGGCAACCACTTCGTATCGCTATTCTCCAACTTTTTCACCTACCCCAGGATTAAAGTGTATATCCCGGATATGGAAGTTTGTTACAAGCTAGCAAAAGGCGATATATTCAGAGAAGTCGCAGAGAAAATCGTATCGAAGAGCAATTTTGGATTCGAGCCAGAGGTTACCGCAAGGTTTGCAAGGTACAAGAAGGATGGTAAGCATCTGAAATTCAGCATCTATCCTATCAGCTACACTGCGAGGACGATACAAGAGGGCAAGAAGATGAAGGCTTTTCAAGATGGCTTCAAGGCTGCAGTCGAGATTGTGAAATTTAATATCTGGTAA
- a CDS encoding GtrA family protein: MEKVFAIYDSIRSSEKLNYLAVGFTTYLIDIFFYILLVNLVNIDAVNSSIISFIISTLISYVLTIRYVFTSSGRKKRFTLPLYIVTTALGVLITKLILEYLTVGLGVHYLISKNISIVFIVLFNYFVRKFFIFRKNSEILTDMTE, encoded by the coding sequence ATGGAAAAAGTTTTCGCAATATACGATTCTATTAGAAGCTCAGAAAAACTGAATTACCTAGCGGTCGGTTTCACTACCTACTTAATAGATATTTTTTTCTATATCCTTCTGGTAAATCTGGTAAATATAGACGCAGTTAATTCCTCGATTATTTCGTTCATTATATCTACGCTAATTAGCTATGTCTTGACTATCAGGTATGTTTTCACCAGCAGTGGTAGGAAGAAAAGATTTACACTGCCACTCTATATCGTTACCACAGCCCTCGGCGTGTTGATCACCAAGCTAATCCTTGAATACCTGACGGTAGGACTTGGCGTCCACTACCTAATATCGAAGAATATATCGATCGTGTTTATCGTGCTGTTCAACTATTTTGTGAGGAAATTTTTTATTTTCAGAAAGAACTCTGAGATTCTTACAGATATGACAGAATAG